A stretch of DNA from Oryza brachyantha chromosome 4, ObraRS2, whole genome shotgun sequence:
GGCAACTAGTTTGTTTGAAGACTTTGGAATTATACCGCTGCCCAGAACTTCTATCTTCAAATATCCCACCAGAGCTTACCTTTGAATATATGTCTGGAGCAAATCGCGGTGCCCTCCCACCTCTCGAACATGTCGATATTGTTAAGTGTGGAATAACGGGGAAGTGGCTATGTCTCATGCTGCAGCATGCGCATGCTCTCAAGGAATTAAGTTTACATCGGTGCAACCAGATAACAGGGCTATTGATaggagaggaagaaaacagtcaaccaagtcTTATGTCATCTCCAGAGGCTCCGTCATTAGGATATCCAGGTCGAGACGAACTTCTGTGCCATCCGCTAAATCCTATATCATCTCTTAGGAAGTTATCTATTAAATTTTGCTCTaatttaacattttattaGAGCAAGAAAGGTTTCACTGGATTTACCTCCCTAGAGGAGCTAGTCATTATGGGATGCCCCAAGCTGCTCTCATCCTTGGCGCATAACGACAGAAATGATGAGCAGTCGAATAGAAGATGGCTCCTCCCACTATCACTTGGAGAACTTGATATTGGACATGTTGATTCCCTAAAAGTGTTGCAGCCCTGCTTTCTAATGAACCTCACCGGACTGAAAAAACTAAGAGTATTCGATAACCCAAATTTAACATCTCTGCAGCTGCATTTCTGCACAGCGCTCCAAGAGTTGAGAATTGAAGATTGTGAGTTGCTTAATTCTCTGGAAGGATTGGAATCGCTTGGCAGCCTCAGGTTGCTGCGAGCACAAAGATGCCTTGGTGGTCATGGAGAAAATGGAAGTTGTATCCTTCCGCAATCACTTGAGGAACTTTACATCAGCAGGTATTCTCAAGAAACTCTGCGGCCCTGCTTCCCAAGAAATCTCACCTGCCTAAAAAGATTAGATGCATCAGAAActtcaagtttaaaatatcTAGCGTTGGAATCATGCACTGCACTCGAAGAGTTGAGGGTTGTATGTTGTGAATCGCTCGCCGCAATAGGGGGCTCAGAACCCCATCGCAGCATTAGGCATTTGGAAGTACGTCGATGCCCCAGCTTGCCTGCATGTTTGCCTGCTTCACTGGAAGGACTGGAAAGGTTAGAGATTGATGACCCCTCTTTCCTTACCACGCTGTTCTGCAAGCACCTTACTTCCCTCCAAAGCCTAGAGCTTTCCTGGTGCAAAAGCGAAGTGGAAAGACTAACGGATGAGCAAGATAGAGCGCTTCAGCTCCTCACGTCCCTGCAAGAGCTCCGGTTTTGGTTTTGTGACAATCTAATTGATTTTCCTACGGGGCTCCACAGCCTTCCCTCCCTCAAGAGGTTGGAGATCGTGTTTTGCAAGAGCATCGTGAAGCTGCCGGAGAAGGGTCTTCCACCTTCTTTGGAAGAACTGGATATCACAGGATGCAGCGTAGAGCTAGCTCAACAGTGCAGAATACTAGTACTAGAAAGCAACCTGAAGGtcaaattttgttctttttgaaGCCCGAGCAGGGTGTAATTATATTCAGGCATGGGAAACAAATTACAAAGATCCAAGGGGATCAAGGGgaagaacagaaaaaaaagcaaaagaaaacctTTACAAGGGGGAAGGACGCAAACAGTATCAGGCATCGTTGGCTCGTTAAGCACACACTTTTCCAGCTTCCCAACTGGTAAGGGCTCAGGCTTTCAAGCTGCTGTACAATGCCGCAATGACGACCATCAGAACCATTACATAATACAAGTACCATATGATGGGTAGATCAACTGTTGCAGAGCTAGCTTGGCTCACCTGACGTGTGGTTTTTTATTCAGAAGTATCAAAAAGTTGTTTCGGTTGAAAAAGATATGCCAGAAATTGGATTTCATGTGCCAGATTTTGCACTGGAATTGTCTCACTTCAGAACCTAATCCTAATTTGTCAATCGAGTATTGTTACgatgtattatatttttctctgtAATTCTGTGCAATGACTGCTGTTGTATTAACCGATAGCAGtggagcttttttaccatcttcgAAAAAGTATctggtaccaaaaatttgtattacAATTTTCggtgagcaattttaccattcttgagtaggtaccaGGAGGTATAactgttttctacgtaaaataagatttgctctggtccaataaaaagtacctcgaggtactggtacctcgagatatcaaattgttttccaccattggatctagctgagtcgGATGTGCATTGTTAAATCCaaagaaacaatttggtaccacgaggtaccggtaactcgaggtaccttttgttacttttagttggactgaagcaaatctcatataaaatttggtatatctTGGTACCTTATATActagaaggtatcaaattCTGATATTtacttcagtccaacaaaaagtaacaaaaagtaccacgaggtaccggtacctcgtggtacctaattgtttctgatcgttggatctaacagtacacatcctactcagttagatccaatggtgaaaaacgatttggtacatcgaggtaccggtacctcaaggtactttttgttggaccggagtaaatctcttaaattttacatagaaaacagtgatacctcatgATATCTTCTCtaggatggaaaaaatgctcatTCTTAATATCTTGAGttactttttaagaatgataaaaacacCCATAGCAGTATGGTAGTTGTATTCATTCTATAATTCTATCTACTTAAAAGGTTTTTTTGTTGTTCGTTTGGTGAGTACGGAAGGAAGTGTGTTTATCATGCTATATTTCGagattttttagcacacgCCACGTGATAGCAGATGGGGTAACTGAACATCCGCACtgaactagttttttttttccaggaaAGTCCAGACCGGGTTAACCAATTCCATTAAGATGGGGAAGCTTGTattccctctttttctttttcacgccgtaagattttctgattttgtctagatttatttatgtactaacgaatctaaatacatatacaaaatatatacattgatatatgaataaatctaagtaaataaaaaaatcttataatatagaacggagagagtacacGATGAGTTTACAAAACTCGGCAGAGATTCCTGAGACCGGAGAAAACCAGGGAAACGCTAACAGAGAGTGGCAGGGGGACTACTCACAACAATCAAAGAACCCCGCTTTCGTCCACGTGACAATTTCACATCTAATTTCATTGAATAACTGAGTCGGTGATCTCGCTTTGCTCTCGAAGATACAAGCATTACACTCCTTCCAGATCAACCAACAGATTAGCACAAGTTTTATTTGGTGGACTTGAGATCACCGTAGCCTAGCTTGAAGCTTGACAGCATTACAGGTTTGCTATAACCGCGTCAAAAATTTGCTAACCAAAGAATTCTCTTCAG
This window harbors:
- the LOC121054208 gene encoding disease resistance protein RPP5-like encodes the protein MSGANRGALPPLEHVDIVKCGITGKWLCLMLQHAHALKELSLHRCNQITGLLIGEEENSQPSLMSSPEAPSLGYPGRDELLNDEQSNRRWLLPLSLGELDIGHVDSLKVLQPCFLMNLTGLKKLRVFDNPNLTSLQLHFCTALQELRIEDCELLNSLEGLESLGSLRLLRAQRCLGGHGENGSCILPQSLEELYISRYSQETLRPCFPRNLTCLKRLDASETSSLKYLALESCTALEELRVVCCESLAAIGGSEPHRSIRHLEVRRCPSLPACLPASLEGLERLEIDDPSFLTTLFCKHLTSLQSLELSWCKSEVERLTDEQDRALQLLTSLQELRFWFCDNLIDFPTGLHSLPSLKRLEIVFCKSIVKLPEKGLPPSLEELDITGCSVELAQQCRILVLESNLKVKFCSF